Within the Amaranthus tricolor cultivar Red isolate AtriRed21 chromosome 15, ASM2621246v1, whole genome shotgun sequence genome, the region GTACCCGGAAATtattttttggttattttgacagatttaatttaaagtttttattagAGAATTCTGAGCAGAAATCAAAATAATGGTGAACAGTGCAGTAATTCTAGGCATAAAGAAGAAATCAGATTTAATTATAGTTGTTATAAACCTATTATTTAGgcagaattttaaattttaaaactaataaaagaaGAAATCAGAAATCAGATTCAATCCCTAAACAACAAGGATAATTATTAGAACAATTTTAGGCACCCAAGATTTCTATTCACCATTaaagaagaaacaaaagaagGTTTAGAATTAGAAGATgggaaatcaacaaaacaaaaaagaagtttaagtgatttattaaaaacccatgaaattaaTCAAACACCACCATTTTTAACACTAATTTCATCCCCTCAATTTGTAACACCTCCATTAACACCAATGGAATCTTGTCATAGTAATCAAAGTGGTGGGTAATAACCCATTTTTTGAATCTTCAAATGATGCTGAATTTAGTAAGATTGTGAAATCTTCTCCTCCTCCAATTTCATCTCTTCAATTTGCAACACCTCCATTATTGTATcttaaaatgaagaaaatgaggaaTTAAAACACCATTATCATTCTCCTTATTGTTTTAAGGGCgattcttcttgttcttcacaAGTACTTCCTTTGGCTTCTTCTCCTTTAAATTTAGCACCATGTAACATGAAATTTAAGAATTGTCCTAACTTTGTAATGTATGTATGAtgaagtcttttttttttttttcctgaaaacTGAAAAGAGAAATcagaaaaccctaaaaaaaaataagtatatataataACTATAACTAAGCGGGGTATTCACGGGTACCCGGATCCTTTTAAAATCGGCCCATGACCCGACCcggaattttcaaatttttttattttttgacccACCATTTATGAGGCGGGTCGGCGGGGCGGGTATTTTTGAGCACCCCTACTTACAAACAAGTGTATAATGGTAAATCTTGTCATATTGCTCTTAGGCACAACCTAGTCCAAGGATATATCGTTAATGGGGTCATAACTCTTGATTATGTGAACACTAAGTTCAATTTGGTTGATTTCTTCACTAAAGCCATGAGTAGGGATTCAATTGAACAGGCGTCAGTTGCAATCGAATTACGTTAACTAAATTCAATAAGAAAGCCCAATTCACGCATGATTAACGTTGTGTTTGAATTCAATGTGGTGTAATTCTTTTTCAGTTTTGTAAGAAACAAGTTTTAATGACCTATAGTTGCTTTAGACCGTGAATAGCAAGGTAGTCGTCAATTAAAGTTCTCAAGGCTCGGAGTTGAAGAGCTCTTGATGAAGTATCCATTCGCGGGAATATTTTATACGTAAGGAGAACatacctatataagtttgaagttcgggccgcttcaagtagtcaagattaACGTATGGTTTAAAACATGTAATAAGGCATAGACTAAGCAAACACGTAACAACAGAACCAAAAACATGTGCTCGAGTTgtctgctcgttcgagcactttcTCGTTCGTCAGACAGTTTGTTCAGAAAGCTTCTGGAGTGTGTTTTGGCTTATGCTTGTTCGAGCACCTatagtgctcgttcgagcacattgAAATAGAACATCTGTTCGTGATAAGAAACTTTGTTTCATGGAGTAATGTGTTGTTATGAATGAATGTTTTACCTCATAATTAACTGATAATCATCAGTTATTATTGATGTATAGTTTTGGATGAATTCATGTCACTtcaactctataaataagagtgaGTGCATGGAAATCATTTATATCTTGAGCATCAATTTCTGTCATGTCTTTCTCTCAATCTCTTGAAATATAGaaaagagtaattaactcttttattgttttctgGTTTTAATCTCtacataaacacataatcatttagttCAATCGGTTCATACTAATTGGTtgatgtgattgattgtatctcattgtgaatttccacATGAataacccaagtacctttgtgggggaaatatcacaataggaaagcttAAAGTTGCCTTCAATCTATATCAAGATTTTCGAGTGACGTTTATCGTTGCAAACATATCTTCTCTACAGTGTTGTTCAATTCGAAGTTCATTGAAGGAAAGAGTGCATTACCAAACACAAAGGAGACACTACAAACATCATTTTATATTTGtagtttattttccgcattattatttgtaataacaTATCTATAACATTCATAATTAGGTCAACATGATAGTGGTGCAACATTGTAAAGTGAGGAAGCTTGTGCCTTGATTTCCTATTAACAAAACAATTATCATTCAAATTGGCGGTGGATATTGCATGTTTTTCACAAAAGACTTCCGACATCCTTCAAAGGagaatttatattcttttttataCAAAGTAGATATACTATGTTTTGTAGTGTAGTAGTTTGCGATGAACTTTGAATCATCatactattttttatacatacatatatatatacatatatatatatatatatatatatatatatatatatatatatatatatatatatatatatatatatatatatatatatatatatatatatatatatatatatatatatatatatatatatatatatatatatatatatgtgtgtgtgtgtaatgcctcgaatttttctctgtggcataatttccattttattcccctttctagttacttttctcTAAGTCTAGtttgtaatttaaaataatttattatgatattatttgtggattattataactatctcttttatgctttataatgtgatttaaaaggtgcgtaagttattattattattattattattattattattgttgttgttgttgttgttgttgttgttgttgttgttgttgttgttgttgtcttcgtgttaatatattatttttattaaatttatgtactactattatatgtcctaggttatttatttttggaccaacttgtggtaacaagttttaaattaggaggactaaacataattttttttagtacattattatcatgataggcttgtaaaattagtgtttaattaggttaattaattttaattcatgcttaattaattggtacattctagaatggaatgaatgcttgaacatccttcaaatcttttcattttcttttcctcaagttgattgaacttcctaatgctcataaattttagCCATTATGTgaagtcttttgggatggtttttctcctcctataaatactagcctattgttatggaaattttcattcattcataaactagctcataaactttctttctctcattcttttctctcaaaataaaaaaaaaagaatacttgctttatttttcttcaagttccaaaatattatcatatttttgggctacctttgaagacttattttgaattattcaagcttacttcaaggaatttattttgcaaattatttgggagattttctgggagttttctttaatcttctaaagattattactttcctccattatccaggtaactagatttttcttcacttagtttcttaattaaacatagaagtcttgtttagaattaattaaaatttaaattgattaattcggttttatatagtaaattttgatttaattattttcgtgcatatattattgttattttaatcttctatgatgtgtcataacatagatttaatttaggattggttaaaatttattttcgtgatttgaatacttttattttaaattattatgaaaatttggaAAATCCACACTTTTTAGTAATAGTAATTTTGctataatttattgattttaatttatttccacattattttaacactaaaatatgttacaatcagtaggtaatTGTGTAAAgtaattttgatgaatttaggtttaattttacaaaattattatttaataatggcttaaactagttaatttgaattttgtgaattaattaaggttaagaggaattaaaaatctgatttaatttattaatttattatttttggttatgTACTTAATCTgttggttatgtgttaatttcgtgtactacttatttatttaattagatagtttatgaccatttgttgttaaagtcatgtaaatggagaacttgactttggcattgacttcgaCCTTGACCATTGACTTTCGTTCACTTTTATAATggctatgtgattttattttgatggtttataaaactgttttgttgcttgtcgacaagtttatacttaagaataaaataacattgtttgtagtatattcttgccaagagttgtagtaaggtgtattcttgattaagttcgaattatccttattccaaactcagacattacaacttaaactgtatgattttgatcttgattggttttgaactatTCCAtaggagttttggtattttggaaatggtcattgtggcctttgggttcttaagggtaaatccatagtggttccttatgaacatttgatttggttttggaatttgactATTTGGTTCTTAAGGGTATCCATattggttccttatgaacattggttttgttgttatttggaaatcgttgggtaagtccatagtggttccttcgattggacagcacatctatagtagattggttttggatttagttgtcgttctcgttatgctggatcttcggaaaacgagagagattggccattcttagacagggttatatcattgtggttgacccgaggttcgccctgactttatctaggcttagtgggccgcgaatttgttcactgcgtctgttccaagtacgacttgaaaatattattaacttgattttattaaattgtctttgaaaagttatccttggttttaattgatttggttatcctactttggtattaattgaattgatcaacattatttgactctatcggtttggcttgtatggttggatcgttgttaattgatttgaattttaattaagcctcgcattagttctttttttaaatttgaaccttggtgttaaggacagtctagttactggccactaagtggtaatttgttgtttagttgttgcaggtaatgattgaattcactcggagcaactggggaataagactgagagagtgtagggttacctagaacattaagttgaagtttagatgttttatttttatttataggaatgttttactccctggattattatgtaatgactttttgatttagtttattcgaagttataatATTCCGAAATTTActgacccaacttagtgtattgtttccgccagtacaccctatattaagacgggtcattacagttggtatcagaacTGAACGGTTCCGAGGCTTGCTTGAGTGAGTTACTTGGAATCTAAGCAATTGACTTGACCATAGAGTGAGGTACTTGGGTAGTAAGAAATGGGGATTGCTTTTAGAAAAGTAAGGAAGTATGTAAGACTACatataaatttctgtttttgtagGATGCCTCCTAGAAGAAGAACATGTGCTGAGAAGGAGTCTTCTCGCCAACGTTTGAGAGCTCTAGAGAATGCTATCATTGCCCTCGCAAATCGATCCACTGGTCCGGCTAACAACCAGTCTTTTTTTGATTGGTTTGATCGTCACCGTCCCCCAGCCTATGAGGGTACTGCCGATCCTGTAGTTCTCGAAGGTTGGTTGCGTGAGATAGAAAAACTCTTTGACGCGACCGGCTGCCCAAATGCTGAAAAGGTAGCTATTGGCTCGTATTACCTGAAGAAAGAGGCTGACAACTGGTGGGGTATGGTCAAAGCTGAATATCTTGCTACCACTGGCTTTGGGTGGGAACAGTTCTCCACGAAGTTGAAGGAGAGATTCTATCCGGACGAGTTGAGGTGGCTGAAAAGAGAAGAGTTTCTCTCTCTGGAACAGGGTTCTATGTCAGTGCAAGCATATACTGACAAGTTCACAGAGTTGTCTCGTTTTGCTGCTGTTTTGATCCCTTCTGAAGTTGAGAAAGTGAGGTTGTATGTAAGGAGGTTAGACGCCCGGATTAGGGTACCAGTGATGTGTTCAGGTGCTGCTACTTTCCAGAGGGCTTATGAAGTTGCCCTTAGTGCTTATGCTGCAGTTCAAGAGGAAGAAGCTGCTAGACGTGCTCTCACAGCCAAGAGGCCCCCTCCCTCATTTCATACTGCAAACCCCTCCAAGAAGTCTAAGCTTATTCCTGCGAAGAAGGGGAGTACTTCTGATTCTAGACCAAAGAAGTGTTTCAAGTGCCAGAAAGATTGGCACCCTGGCAAAAATTGTGATGGTTCTGATGTCAAGTGTTTCTATTGCAATGGTGAGGGTCACCGTTCGTACTCTTGCCCTAAGAATTCTGATGCAGGCAAGACAATTACTGGTGGTAATGTCCCTCTCCGCAACAGGGTTTATAATATGACCGAAACTGAGGAAGAATCGGATGTTGATGTCATTGCCGGTACTATTCTCGTAAACTCTATTCCtgcttatgttttatttgatactGGTGCTACTGCTTCTTTCATCTCTTCTTCCTTTATTGAAAAAGCCAAGTTGAACTCTTCTATGTCTGTTAAATCTGTGATCTCCCTTCCTAATGGGGAGAAAATTTCTTGTCATCGCGCTTTTCGAAGCGTTCCTGTTATCATTAACGAGGTAGAATTGACTGCAAATCTTAAAGAGTTCCCCATGGACGAATTCGATGTGATATTCGGCATGGATTGGTTGAAGGAATACCGAGCTGTATTCCATTGTAGGGATGAGAAGGTGGtgttgagaaaccataaagggGAGAGAGTTTCTTATTCTAACACCAAGGCAAAACATGGTGTGAAGATCATCTCTGctatgaagatgatgaaaatacaaaggaaagggaatgaagtttTCTTGTGCAAAGTGACTGAAGTCTTCGAAGGCGTTAAGCTTGAAGACATTCCCATTGTCAGGGACTATCCAGATGTATTTCCCGAAGAATTACCTGGAATCCCTCCCGAAAGAGATGTAGAATTTGGGATTGATTTGATTCCAGGTACCGCTCCTATTTCTAAACCCCCCTATAGAATGGCACCctcagaaatgcaagagttaaagactcagttgcaagagcttatcgataagggttttataaggcccagtgcttctccttggggtgctccagttctatttgtgaagaagaaagatggtagtatgCGGCTGTGTGTTGACTACCGTGAACTGAACAAGGTAACTATCAAAAATAGATATCCCTTGCCAAGAATTgacgatctttttgatcaattaaagGGCGCGGGTGTCTTTTCTAAGATTGACCTTaggtctggttaccatcagatccctgtgagggaagatgatattcaaaagacAGCTTTCCGGACTAGGTATGGGCATTATGAATTTGTCGTCATGCCCTTCGGTCTTACGAATGCCCCTGCTGTGTTTATGGACCAGATGAATAGGTCCTTTCACGATTTGTTGGATGAATGTGTAGTTGTCTTCATTGACGACATCTTGGTATTctcgaaggatgaagaagagcatgttaaacatctagaaatggtgttaaacattctcaggaagcagaaatggtttgccaagttctcaaaatgtgaattctggctTAAGAAAGTGGCATTTCTAGGCCATGTTATTAGCAAGGAAGGTGTGAAGGTTGATCCAACAAAAATTAAAGCTATTCTAGAGTGGGCAAGTCCCTCTAGTGTAACTGAAGTTCGGAGTTTTCTAGGACTTGCAGGCTATTATCGAAGGTTTGTGCATAACTTCTCTATTATTGCTCAACCTCtgacaaaattgatgaagaaagactgcAAGTTTAGATGGTCCGAAGAGTGCGAAAAGgatttttagttattgaaagaaaAGCTCACATCTGCTCCTGTCTTAGTCTTGCCGACAGAAGGAGAGGAGTATGAGGTGTTCAGTGATGCCTCGAAGAGTGGActagggtgtgtgttgatgcaacggggtaaggttattgcctatgcttcaaggcaattaaaagttcatgagaagaattaccctaCGCATGATCTTGAATTGGCTGCAATGGTGTTTGCATTAAAGATTTGGCGACACTATTTATatggtgtttcgtgcaaaatttaCACTGATCATAAAAGCCTCAAGTATATTTTCACTCAGAAAGAATTGAATATGCGTCAGAGGCGCTGGCTTGAGCTTATCAAGGATTATGATTTGACCTTGGAGTATAAGGAAGGAAAGGCTAATAGGGTTGCTGATGCCCTGAGTCGAAAGCCTGGACCCTTGctaaattttatgaaggttCTCTCCAAGGACTTATGTGAGGAATTCCGCAAGATGAAAATTGAAGTGGTATCATTGGGTGGGGTTAAAGCTCGCTTAAGCGCTATGAGTTCTGAGCCTGCTCTTTATGCTGAGTTAAGAGAGAAGCAACAAAATGATCCTAAGCTTTGGAAGATTCGAGCTGCAAAGGCTCAAGGACGAGCTGAGAGTTTTGATATTGCAGAGGATGGGAGTATAAAGTTCAAAGGGCGATGGTGTGTGCCTAATGATCCGATTTTGAAAAACGAAATCATGAGTGAAGCTCATAACACTCCTTATTCAGTGCATCCTGGAGGTTCGAAGATGTATAAGGACCTCAAGCTAAGCTTTTGGTGGCCTTG harbors:
- the LOC130801122 gene encoding uncharacterized protein LOC130801122, translating into MTNGNSYGLQDDISEGLQLGVFITGHNLVQGYIVNGVITLDYVNTKFNLVDFFTKAMSRDSIEQAMPPRRRTCAEKESSRQRLRALENAIIALANRSTGPANNQSFFDWFDRHRPPAYEGTADPVVLEGWLREIEKLFDATGCPNAEKVAIGSYYLKKEADNWWGMVKAEYLATTGFGWEQFSTKLKERFYPDELRWLKREEFLSLEQGSMSVQAYTDKFTELSRFAAVLIPSEVEKVRLYVRRLDARIRVPVMCSGAATFQRAYEVALSAYAAVQEEEAARRALTAKRPPPSFHTANPSKKSKLIPAKKGSTSDSRPKKCFKCQKDWHPGKNCDGSDVKCFYCNGEGHRSYSCPKNSDAGKTITGGNVPLRNRVYNMTETEEESDVDVIAGTILVNSIPAYVLFDTGATASFISSSFIEKAKLNSSMSVKSVISLPNGEKISCHRAFRSVPVIINEVELTANLKEFPMDEFDVIFGMDWLKEYRAVFHCRDEKVVLRNHKGERVSYSNTKAKHGVKIISAMKMMKIQRKGNEVFLCKVTEVFEGVKLEDIPIVRDYPDVFPEELPGIPPERDVEFGIDLIPGTAPISKPPYRMKKDGSMRLCVDYRELNKVTIKNRYPLPRIDDLFDQLKGAGVFSKIDLRSGYHQIPVREDDIQKTAFRTRYGHYEFVVMPFGLTNAPAVFMDQMNRSFHDLLDECVVVFIDDILVFSKDEEEHVKHLEMVLNILRKQKWFAKFSKCEFWLKKVAFLGHVISKEGVKVDPTKIKAILEWASPSSVTEVRSFLGLAGYYRRFVHNFSIIAQPLTKLMKKDCKFRWSEECEKDF